From Antricoccus suffuscus:
CCACGGCCTAGCTGGAAGTCTCGGTGCGCTGAGCGCATCAAACTCTCCAGCTAGCGACGACCCCAATTCCTATGGAGCCCGTGACTTACCGCGACCTCACCCGCGCAAACTCCTTGTGAGGACGCAATAGTTGCGTTGGTGGTAGCGTTTTAGCTGTGCCAAATCATGCCCCAAAAGAACTCGTTGACGCCGTCGTGTCATTCATGCGCGCACTTCACCTGAATCTCCAGGAGTCGAGCCTCGAATCGCTGGCAGCCACCGAATGGACGCTCTCGCAAGCGCGCTCGATCATGATCCTGGCCCAAGTATCAGAGCCACTTCCGATCAACGAGCTGGCCACGCGCCTGCGGCTGTCCGTCGCGGCCACCGGCCGCAACGTCGACCAGCTCGTCAATCAAGGGCTCGTCGATCGCCAGGAAGACCCCCGCGACCGCCGCATCAAACGGGTCTCGCTCACCCCGCAAGGCCGCGCGCAGGTCGCGCACGCCCACACCATCAAACGCGCCAGCATGTCCGCGTTCCTCGACCGGCTTGAGCCGGAGGATCACGAACGGCTGCTCGCCGCGCTCGCGCCTATCCAGGCTCGACTCGAGCCGACAATCAAACTTCAGAAACGAACCTCATGACAGTTATCAACACAACACCGGCGAGCGACTCGCTTGACCGCGGCCTGCTGAAAATCGCCGGCGTCGTCGTACTCGGCGCCATCATGTCCATCCTGGACACCACCGTTGTCAGTGTGGCGATACCGAAGTTTCAGACCGTTTTCGATGCGCAGTACTCGACCGCTGCATGGACGCTGACCGGCTACACGCTCGCCCTGGCCACGGTGATCCCGATGACCGGCTGGGCGGCCGACCGATTCGGCACCAAACGGCTGTACATGCTCGCGCTCGCGCTATTCGTCGGCGGCTCGGTCCTCTGCGCGCTGTCGTGGAGCATCTTCAGCCTTATCACCTTCCGCATCCTGCAGGGCCTCGGCGGCGGCATGCTGATGCCGCTAGGCATGACGATGATGACGCATGCCGCCGGACCCAAACGGATCGGCCGCGTGATGGCTGTGCTCGGTGTGCCTATGCTTATCGGCCCAATCGCCGGGCCCATCCTCGGCGGGTGGCTGATCGAAGCCGCGAGCTGGCACTGGATCTTCCTGATCAACCTGCCGATCGGCATCTTTGCTCTAGTCGCGGCCTTGCGGGTACTGCCGAAGGACAATCCGCAACCATCTGAGTCGTTCGACTTCGTCGGCATGCTGCTGCTCTCACCCGGTCTCGCGCTGTTCTTGTATGGCATCTCCAGCATCCCCAGCGAAGGGACCATCGCCTCCGCCCTCGTCCTGATCCCGGCCATCGTCGGACTGGCGCTGATCGGCGCATTCGTGCCGCACGCACTGCGGGCCAAGCATCCGCTGATTGATCTGCGGCTGTTCAAGCACCGCCAACTCTCCGTCTCAGTCATCACGATGTCACTGTTCTCGGTGGCGTTCTTCGGCGCGATGCTGCTGTTCCCGACGTACTTCATCCAGGTGCGGCTAGAGACCACGCTCAGCGCCGGCCTGCTACTCGCGCCGCAAGGGCTCGGCGCCATGCTGACCATGCCGATCGCCGGCAGGCTGACCGACAAGCGCGGCCCGGGTTGGTTTGTGCTCGGCGGAATCGTGCTCATCGCCGCCGGCATGGCGGTCTTCACCCAGCTCAGTCCCGCGACGCCACTCGCATTGATACTCGGTGCGTTGTTTGTCATCGGCATGGGTATGGGCATGACCATGATGCCGATCATGACCGCCGCGCTGGCCTCGCTGACCCACGACGAGGTCGCCCGCGGCTCGACACTGATGAACATCGTCCAACGCGTCGCAGGGTCGATCGGGACCGCCGTACTGAGCGTGATCTTGACCAACGAGTTGCTGAACAAACCCGCCGTACAGTTGGTCAAGGCCGCCACCGCCGACCACTCGCTGGCGCCCAAGATCACCCCGCACGTCCTCGCCCAAGTGCCCGGCCAGATGTCCGACGCATTTTCGACAACATTCATCGTGGCGCTGGTCCTGATCGTGGCCTGCCTTATCCCCGCGCTCTTCCTCTCGCGCAAGCCGACCCAGGAATCACCCGCCGACGACACTTCGTCCGACGACACGCTGCCAGCCGCCGCGCTGCCCTAACCTTCGACGATTCGCCGTCGCTCAGACGCGGCTGATGCGTCCGAGGCGCGGCTAGTCAACCATCTCCGGTACGTCGCGGCGAAGCTTGACGCAGCATTGGTCTGCGGACGGCTCGAAACACGCACAGAACCCGGTGCCGCCGAACCGCTCGACGGCCGAGTCGAGCAGCTGCAGGTTCATCGTGCACACGAGCTGTGTGTGCCGTTGCGCGAGATTGTGGAACGGGCAGTTGCGCAGTACGACGGTGTCCGCGTCGGTACGCCGCGGCTCATATCCGTGGTCGGCCAGCACCTCCAGCGCGACGGCCAGCCGCTCGCCGGAGTCGTGACGGCGTACGTCGGCAAGCCGCGTCTGCATGACGCCGGCGATCCGCTCTCCCTCCGCCCGCGCCGTACGCTCGACCGCAGAGGCGGGGTCCTCGCGAGTCTCGGAGTCCTGCGCGGTCTGGATCGCCCCGGCGAGCAGTTGCGCCGCCAGCTCGTAGTCACGCGGCGGCAGGCTGACATCGACCTGGCGCGCCGACCGACGATAGAGCTTCGCGGGACGACCCGCACCAGGCCCGGTCTTGTTGGACAGCCGCCGGAAGTCGATCTCCAGCAGCCCGGCGTCCTCCAGCCGGTCGAGGTGATGAGCCGCGGTCGCGCGCTCGACCGAAACCCCCTCGGCGACCTGGTCACGGCCGACCCAGCCGTCGCTTGCGCTGACGAACTCGTAGACCGCTCGCCTGGTCCGTTCGGCGAGCGCCGACACGACGGTCAGGTCATCGGACGGCGCGTCGCGATGTTCAGCCATTTTCGGCACCAATCTCATTCTTCTTCTCGACACTTTCTAATATCAATGTATCCTTTATTTAGAGTGATCGGGAAGAGCCGTCCACCTGAATCTATGCAGATCTAGCGAGGTAGAACATGACCAGCAACTCAACGTTTGTCATCGTCGGCGCGAGCCTTACCGGCGCGAAGGCCGCAGAACACCTGCGCGCCGAGGGTTTCGACGGCCGGATCGTGATGATCGGGGCCGAGACCGAGCTTCCTTACGAGCGCCCGCCACTGTCGAAGGACTTCCTGCGCGGCGAGGCCGAGGCATCAAGCGCATTCGTGCACGACCAGGCCTTCTACGACGACAACCACATCGAGCTGCGACTGGGCACCAAGGTCGAGACGATCAACATCACCACGCGCACTGTCGCGGCCAGCGGCATGGAGCCACTCGAATACGACAAGCTGCTGATCGCCACCGGCGCTCGCTCGCGCAAGCTCAACCTGCCCGGCTCAGACCTGCCAGGAGTGCACTACCTGCGCAGTCTTGAGGACTCAAAGCAACTGCACGATGCACTCGGCTCGGCAAAGCGGCTGGCCGTCGTCGGGGCGGGGTGGATCGGCTCCGAGGTCGCCGCCTCCGCTCGCCAGATGGGCGTCGAGGTCACCCTCATCGATATGGCCTCGACCCCGATCCAGGCGGTCGTCGGTCCGGAGGTCGGCGCCGTCTTCGCCGACCTACATCGCGAACATGGCGTCGATCTGCGGCTCAACGAGACCATCGAGTCCTTCCTCGGCACCGACCGAGTGACCGGCGTACGCACCGGCTCCGGAGACATCGACGCGGACCTCATCGTGGTCGGGGTCGGCGCCACTCCACGCGTCGAGCTGGCCGAGGCGGCCGGCCTCGCAGTCGACAACGGCATCGTCACCGACGAGTTCCTGCAGACTGCGATCGACGGCGTGTACGCCGCGGGCGATGTCGTCTCGGCAAAGAACCTCGGCATCGGCAAGCACCTGCGCGTCGAGCACTGGGCCAACGCCGGCGTACACGGCGAGCTCGCCGCTAAAAACATGGTCGGCAAGCCCACGGCGTACGAAAACGTCCCGTTCTTCTTCTCCGACCAGTACGACTTGGGGCTGGAATACTGCGGCTACCCCACGCCCTGGGACCGCGTCGTCTATCGCGGCGACCCGGCCACCCGCGAGTTCATCGCATTCTGGCTGGCCGGCGACCGCGTCGTCGCGGCGATGAACGTCAACGTCTGGGACGTCAATGACGACCTGCAGGCGATCATCGGCGCTGACAAGCCCGCCGACGACGCGCGACTAGCCGATCCCGACGTACCACTCAGTGAGGTACTGGCTCGATGAGCGCCCTGCAGACCT
This genomic window contains:
- a CDS encoding MarR family winged helix-turn-helix transcriptional regulator, which gives rise to MPNHAPKELVDAVVSFMRALHLNLQESSLESLAATEWTLSQARSIMILAQVSEPLPINELATRLRLSVAATGRNVDQLVNQGLVDRQEDPRDRRIKRVSLTPQGRAQVAHAHTIKRASMSAFLDRLEPEDHERLLAALAPIQARLEPTIKLQKRTS
- a CDS encoding DHA2 family efflux MFS transporter permease subunit → MTVINTTPASDSLDRGLLKIAGVVVLGAIMSILDTTVVSVAIPKFQTVFDAQYSTAAWTLTGYTLALATVIPMTGWAADRFGTKRLYMLALALFVGGSVLCALSWSIFSLITFRILQGLGGGMLMPLGMTMMTHAAGPKRIGRVMAVLGVPMLIGPIAGPILGGWLIEAASWHWIFLINLPIGIFALVAALRVLPKDNPQPSESFDFVGMLLLSPGLALFLYGISSIPSEGTIASALVLIPAIVGLALIGAFVPHALRAKHPLIDLRLFKHRQLSVSVITMSLFSVAFFGAMLLFPTYFIQVRLETTLSAGLLLAPQGLGAMLTMPIAGRLTDKRGPGWFVLGGIVLIAAGMAVFTQLSPATPLALILGALFVIGMGMGMTMMPIMTAALASLTHDEVARGSTLMNIVQRVAGSIGTAVLSVILTNELLNKPAVQLVKAATADHSLAPKITPHVLAQVPGQMSDAFSTTFIVALVLIVACLIPALFLSRKPTQESPADDTSSDDTLPAAALP
- a CDS encoding helix-turn-helix transcriptional regulator, whose translation is MAEHRDAPSDDLTVVSALAERTRRAVYEFVSASDGWVGRDQVAEGVSVERATAAHHLDRLEDAGLLEIDFRRLSNKTGPGAGRPAKLYRRSARQVDVSLPPRDYELAAQLLAGAIQTAQDSETREDPASAVERTARAEGERIAGVMQTRLADVRRHDSGERLAVALEVLADHGYEPRRTDADTVVLRNCPFHNLAQRHTQLVCTMNLQLLDSAVERFGGTGFCACFEPSADQCCVKLRRDVPEMVD
- a CDS encoding NAD(P)/FAD-dependent oxidoreductase produces the protein MTSNSTFVIVGASLTGAKAAEHLRAEGFDGRIVMIGAETELPYERPPLSKDFLRGEAEASSAFVHDQAFYDDNHIELRLGTKVETINITTRTVAASGMEPLEYDKLLIATGARSRKLNLPGSDLPGVHYLRSLEDSKQLHDALGSAKRLAVVGAGWIGSEVAASARQMGVEVTLIDMASTPIQAVVGPEVGAVFADLHREHGVDLRLNETIESFLGTDRVTGVRTGSGDIDADLIVVGVGATPRVELAEAAGLAVDNGIVTDEFLQTAIDGVYAAGDVVSAKNLGIGKHLRVEHWANAGVHGELAAKNMVGKPTAYENVPFFFSDQYDLGLEYCGYPTPWDRVVYRGDPATREFIAFWLAGDRVVAAMNVNVWDVNDDLQAIIGADKPADDARLADPDVPLSEVLAR